A portion of the Acidobacteriota bacterium genome contains these proteins:
- a CDS encoding aminotransferase class I/II-fold pyridoxal phosphate-dependent enzyme, with the protein MSKFQPFVMERMMSKFEKAVDYNLSESGVHPLTLKELIQDDPDELNGLLSLEMDYAHANGIPELRRNIAALYPGAGPENVLVTVGAIEANYDILWGLLSAGDEIAVMLPNYMQIWGLAKNLNLHLKTFSLDEKTGWALDLDGLKTAVTAKTKLIAVCNPNNPTGNILTSEEMEAVVEAARRAEAWILADEVYAGAERLTDDQTPSFYGKYDKVLAVGSLSKSYGLPGLRIGWAVGPVEVIDELWARHEYLTLSATMLSNHLAAYALSPRVRPRLIQRARNFIRRGYPVLQEWMNTHGEILSAAPPRAAAIAFVKYRLDISSTEFTERLREEKRVLIVPGEHFGLDRFVRISYGLPHDYLTPALGRISDLILEIKKG; encoded by the coding sequence ATGTCCAAATTTCAACCTTTCGTGATGGAACGGATGATGTCGAAGTTCGAGAAGGCGGTTGACTACAACCTGTCGGAGAGCGGGGTTCACCCGTTGACCCTGAAAGAGCTGATTCAGGACGACCCGGACGAGCTGAACGGCTTGCTTTCGCTCGAAATGGACTACGCCCATGCCAACGGCATTCCGGAGCTCCGCCGGAATATCGCCGCCCTCTATCCCGGGGCGGGCCCGGAAAACGTTCTTGTGACCGTCGGGGCCATCGAGGCCAACTACGACATCCTCTGGGGCCTGCTTTCGGCCGGGGACGAGATCGCGGTCATGCTGCCCAACTACATGCAGATCTGGGGGCTGGCCAAGAATCTGAATCTCCATCTGAAGACCTTCTCCCTGGACGAGAAAACCGGCTGGGCCCTCGATCTCGACGGATTGAAGACCGCGGTGACCGCCAAGACCAAATTGATTGCGGTCTGCAACCCGAACAATCCGACGGGCAATATCCTGACGAGCGAAGAGATGGAGGCTGTCGTCGAAGCGGCCCGCCGGGCGGAGGCCTGGATCCTGGCCGATGAAGTGTATGCCGGAGCCGAGCGCCTGACGGATGATCAAACGCCTTCTTTTTACGGAAAATACGACAAGGTCCTGGCTGTCGGCAGCTTGAGCAAGTCCTACGGCCTTCCCGGCCTTCGGATCGGCTGGGCCGTCGGCCCGGTCGAGGTCATCGACGAACTCTGGGCGAGGCACGAATACCTGACCCTGAGCGCCACGATGCTTTCCAACCACCTGGCCGCCTATGCCCTGTCCCCTCGCGTCCGGCCCCGCCTCATCCAGCGTGCCCGCAACTTCATCCGCCGGGGCTACCCCGTTCTGCAGGAATGGATGAACACGCACGGCGAAATCCTGAGCGCCGCGCCGCCCCGGGCCGCGGCGATCGCCTTCGTGAAGTACCGCCTGGACATTTCCTCCACGGAGTTCACCGAGCGGCTGCGGGAGGAGAAAAGAGTGCTCATCGTGCCGGGCGAACACTTCGGCCTGGATCGCTTTGTCCGCATCAGCTACGGTCTGCCTCATGATTACCTGACGCCCGCTCTCGGCCGGATCAGCGACCTGATCCTGGAAATCAAAAAAGGATGA
- a CDS encoding ornithine cyclodeaminase family protein, with product MKIATKAEIRSVLSSLDLLPAIEEGFVAYSQGRAVVPPVGELILDKGEVHIKSGYISGEDLYVIKIASGFYGNPALGLPSGNGCMLLFKQDTGESAAILLDEGYLTDVRTAVAGSVAAKYFAPRRVERIGIVGAGVQARLQLEELKRISDCRDVLVWGPLPDELEAYRREMETRGFSVETTADASAILKSCNLVVTATPSKTPLLSAADLRPGTHITAVGSDTPDKQELDSEILARADVVVADSLSQCRLRGEIHKALESGHITEDRCLELGAVISGREKGRTSESQITIVDLTGVAVQDIKIASAVFRALWPATPGGADRAGRNRLTIG from the coding sequence ATGAAGATCGCGACAAAAGCCGAGATCCGGAGCGTTCTTTCGTCCCTGGATCTTCTCCCGGCCATCGAGGAGGGCTTCGTGGCCTATTCCCAGGGCCGGGCGGTTGTTCCCCCGGTCGGCGAGCTGATTTTGGATAAAGGGGAAGTCCACATCAAGTCGGGGTACATTTCCGGAGAGGATCTCTATGTGATCAAGATTGCCTCGGGCTTCTACGGCAATCCCGCCCTGGGCCTGCCGTCGGGCAACGGCTGCATGCTTCTCTTCAAACAGGACACCGGCGAATCCGCCGCCATCCTTCTGGACGAGGGGTATCTGACCGATGTCCGAACCGCCGTCGCGGGGTCCGTCGCGGCCAAGTATTTCGCGCCGCGAAGGGTCGAGCGCATTGGTATCGTCGGCGCGGGAGTGCAGGCCCGGCTCCAGCTTGAAGAACTGAAGCGCATCTCGGACTGCCGGGACGTCCTGGTCTGGGGCCCTCTTCCGGATGAGCTCGAGGCCTACCGGCGGGAGATGGAAACCCGGGGTTTTTCCGTGGAAACCACGGCGGACGCATCGGCCATCCTGAAGTCCTGCAACCTAGTTGTCACGGCCACACCGTCAAAAACACCCCTTCTCTCGGCCGCCGACCTGAGACCGGGAACCCATATCACCGCCGTCGGCTCGGACACGCCGGACAAGCAGGAACTCGATTCGGAAATTCTGGCCCGCGCCGATGTCGTCGTGGCGGACAGCCTGTCCCAATGCCGGCTGCGGGGGGAGATCCACAAGGCCCTCGAATCGGGTCATATCACGGAAGATCGCTGTCTGGAATTGGGAGCGGTTATTTCGGGGCGGGAAAAAGGCCGGACATCGGAAAGCCAGATCACGATCGTCGACTTGACCGGAGTGGCCGTCCAGGACATCAAGATCGCCTCCGCGGTCTTTCGCGCGCTCTGGCCGGCGACGCCCGGCGGCGCAGATCGGGCCGGCCGCAACCGTCTGACGATCGGATAG